The following are from one region of the Halarcobacter sp. genome:
- the dnaE gene encoding DNA polymerase III subunit alpha: MSQTPEFTHLHLHTEYSLLDGANKIKPLAKKVKEMGMKSVAMTDHGNMFGAIDFYNAMRAQGIKPIIGMEAYIHNSEEIDDKTTRQRFHLCLYAKNDTGYKNLMFLSSQAYMHGFYYYPRINKKLLKENSEGLVCSAACLQGEINWHLNTNNERNVKFGAKGYERAKEIALEYKEIFGDDFYLEIMRHGIGDQLFVDDMILKIAKETGIKVVATNDTHYLEQKDAEAHEAFMCIAMNKLYDDPNRLRHSVHEFYLKTPEQVSKLYADIPEAIAATQEIADKCNLEIKLGNPTPPNFKFTRQKLEEANVAIPEPENEYSLQNDIALFEHKCWEGLEIRLEIVPEEKHQEYRDRLQVEIDIINNMKFPGYMLIVWDFVIVAKQMKIPVGPGRGSAAGSLVAYSLFITDIDPMPYGLLFERFLNPERVSMPDIDMDFCQSRRGEIIDYVVQQYGRSNVAQIITFGKLLAKGVIRDVARVLDMPYSKADAMAKLIPDELGINLTDSYEKEPKIKELCDADPQAKRVWEFALALEGLNRNAGTHAAGVVISNEPLWKKTPLFKPSGMDTIATQYNGKYVEDVDLIKFDFLGLKTLTVIDEANKLVEKRYGKKIDFIHEDVNDQGVYDLIQSGNTIGLFQIESAGMQDLAKRLKPSGFEDIIAMLALYRPGPMESGMLDDFIDRKHGRAEISYFYDEFEEPLRPILEPTYGVIVYQEQVMQIVQTIGGFSLGGADLVRRAMGKKIKEEMDRLKGEFAEGGVKKGYVKEHCEELFDLIVKFAGYGFNKSHSAAYGLVTFYTSFLKKYYPTEFMAALLTLEKDNTDKVVRYVDEVKRLDIELFPPHINKSDLVFSAREIDGKEVVMFGMGAIKGAGDVAINSILKERRENGDFKDLGDFISRIDGSKVNKRVIEALIKAGALDDFEYSRRALLEQIELIGEYVGKAMQLKKQTTSSLFGDDQEMLKVDVELEHIPEFEPKEILEFEKASLGFYVSGHPLDGYREQLDKINYTLSSEIDEVADGSQALIIGKIEEITQKISKKGNKFGIANVLDLHGNLEIMLFENRLKELADDFKIDLSNPWDSEPIAFKVKITKDGDFTRMNILKIESLEDAKKDKVKTKLAEKIEPPLTIAIPYEEKEDSMYKLFDLIANNQGKRELKVIIKTKLADIELETGFSVTSNVEEYIKQIQGAYVVA; the protein is encoded by the coding sequence ATGTCACAAACACCAGAATTTACACACTTACATTTACATACAGAATATTCACTTTTAGATGGTGCGAATAAGATTAAACCCTTAGCGAAAAAAGTAAAAGAGATGGGGATGAAAAGTGTTGCTATGACAGACCATGGTAACATGTTTGGAGCTATCGACTTTTACAATGCTATGAGAGCACAAGGTATTAAACCAATCATTGGGATGGAAGCATATATTCACAACTCAGAAGAGATTGATGATAAAACTACAAGACAAAGATTTCACTTATGTTTATATGCAAAAAATGACACAGGATATAAAAACTTAATGTTCCTAAGTAGCCAAGCTTATATGCATGGCTTTTATTATTACCCAAGAATAAACAAAAAACTTTTAAAAGAAAACTCAGAAGGTTTAGTTTGTAGTGCCGCTTGTTTACAAGGTGAGATAAACTGGCATCTTAATACAAACAATGAAAGAAATGTAAAGTTTGGTGCAAAAGGTTATGAAAGAGCAAAAGAGATCGCTTTAGAGTATAAAGAGATTTTTGGTGATGACTTTTACTTAGAAATTATGAGACATGGTATTGGTGACCAGTTATTTGTTGATGATATGATTTTAAAAATAGCAAAAGAAACTGGAATAAAAGTTGTTGCTACAAACGATACTCACTACCTAGAACAAAAAGATGCTGAAGCTCACGAAGCATTTATGTGTATTGCCATGAATAAACTTTATGATGATCCAAATAGACTTAGACACTCGGTTCATGAGTTTTATTTAAAAACTCCAGAGCAAGTTTCAAAGCTATATGCAGATATTCCAGAAGCAATTGCAGCAACTCAAGAGATTGCTGACAAATGTAACTTAGAGATAAAACTAGGAAACCCTACTCCACCAAACTTTAAATTTACAAGACAAAAACTTGAAGAAGCAAATGTTGCTATTCCAGAGCCAGAAAATGAATACTCACTGCAAAACGATATTGCTCTATTTGAACATAAATGTTGGGAAGGGCTAGAGATTCGTTTAGAAATTGTACCCGAAGAGAAACACCAAGAATATAGGGACAGACTCCAAGTTGAGATTGATATTATCAATAACATGAAATTCCCAGGATATATGCTAATCGTTTGGGACTTCGTTATTGTAGCAAAACAGATGAAAATCCCAGTTGGTCCAGGAAGGGGTTCAGCAGCAGGAAGCTTGGTTGCCTACTCCCTTTTTATTACCGATATTGACCCTATGCCTTATGGTTTACTTTTTGAGAGATTCCTAAATCCAGAAAGGGTATCGATGCCCGATATCGATATGGACTTCTGTCAAAGTAGAAGGGGTGAAATTATCGATTATGTTGTTCAACAATATGGTCGTTCAAACGTTGCCCAGATTATCACATTTGGTAAACTTCTTGCAAAAGGGGTTATTAGAGATGTTGCCAGAGTTCTTGATATGCCATACTCAAAAGCAGATGCTATGGCAAAACTTATTCCTGATGAACTAGGTATTAATCTTACAGATTCATATGAAAAAGAACCAAAGATTAAAGAGCTTTGTGATGCTGACCCACAAGCAAAAAGAGTATGGGAGTTTGCTTTAGCTTTAGAAGGTCTAAATAGAAATGCCGGTACTCACGCGGCTGGTGTTGTTATCTCAAATGAGCCTTTATGGAAAAAGACTCCATTATTTAAACCTTCAGGTATGGATACAATCGCAACACAATACAATGGTAAATATGTAGAAGATGTTGACTTAATTAAATTCGACTTCTTAGGTCTAAAGACCCTAACAGTTATTGATGAAGCAAATAAACTAGTTGAAAAAAGATATGGAAAAAAGATTGACTTTATCCATGAAGATGTAAATGACCAAGGGGTTTATGACCTAATCCAATCAGGAAATACAATTGGATTATTCCAGATAGAATCTGCAGGTATGCAAGACCTTGCAAAAAGACTTAAACCTTCAGGATTTGAAGATATCATTGCGATGCTTGCCCTTTATAGACCAGGTCCAATGGAGTCAGGGATGCTTGATGACTTTATCGACAGAAAACATGGACGAGCAGAGATTTCATATTTCTATGACGAATTTGAAGAACCTTTAAGACCTATTCTTGAACCAACTTATGGGGTTATTGTTTACCAAGAGCAAGTTATGCAGATTGTACAAACAATTGGTGGATTCAGCCTTGGTGGTGCCGACTTAGTTAGACGGGCAATGGGTAAAAAGATTAAAGAAGAGATGGATAGACTTAAAGGCGAGTTTGCCGAAGGTGGAGTGAAAAAAGGTTATGTAAAAGAGCATTGTGAAGAGCTTTTCGACCTGATTGTAAAATTCGCCGGATATGGTTTTAATAAATCTCACTCAGCAGCCTATGGACTAGTAACATTCTATACAAGTTTCTTGAAAAAATATTATCCAACAGAGTTTATGGCGGCACTTCTTACACTTGAAAAAGATAATACAGATAAAGTTGTAAGATATGTTGATGAAGTAAAAAGATTAGATATTGAGCTTTTCCCTCCACATATTAATAAATCTGACCTTGTTTTCTCTGCAAGAGAAATAGATGGTAAAGAGGTAGTAATGTTTGGTATGGGTGCCATTAAAGGTGCTGGAGATGTTGCTATTAACTCTATTTTAAAAGAGAGAAGAGAGAATGGAGATTTTAAAGATTTAGGTGATTTTATCTCTAGAATTGATGGTAGTAAAGTAAACAAAAGAGTAATTGAAGCTTTAATCAAAGCTGGTGCACTTGATGATTTTGAATACTCAAGAAGAGCTCTTTTAGAACAAATAGAACTAATTGGTGAATATGTTGGTAAAGCAATGCAACTTAAAAAGCAAACTACCTCTTCACTATTTGGTGATGACCAAGAGATGCTAAAAGTTGATGTTGAACTTGAACACATCCCAGAATTTGAACCAAAAGAGATTTTAGAGTTTGAAAAAGCCTCTTTAGGGTTTTATGTTTCTGGTCACCCACTTGATGGTTATAGAGAACAACTTGATAAGATCAACTATACACTAAGTTCTGAAATAGACGAAGTTGCAGATGGTTCACAAGCATTGATTATTGGTAAGATTGAAGAGATAACTCAAAAAATCTCTAAAAAAGGAAATAAATTCGGAATTGCAAATGTTCTGGATTTACACGGAAACTTAGAGATTATGCTTTTTGAAAATAGATTAAAAGAATTAGCAGATGACTTTAAGATTGATTTATCAAACCCTTGGGATTCAGAGCCAATTGCATTTAAAGTTAAAATTACAAAAGATGGTGATTTTACAAGAATGAACATCTTAAAAATAGAATCTTTAGAGGATGCAAAAAAAGATAAAGTAAAAACTAAACTTGCAGAGAAAATAGAGCCACCTTTAACTATTGCAATTCCTTATGAAGAGAAAGAGGATTCTATGTATAAACTTTTTGATTTGATTGCAAATAATCAAGGAAAAAGAGAGTTAAAAGTTATCATAAAAACTAAACTTGCAGACATAGAGTTAGAAACAGGTTTTAGTGTTACTTCAAATGTGGAAGAATATATTAAACAAATACAAGGGGCATATGTAGTTGCATGA
- the surE gene encoding 5'/3'-nucleotidase SurE, whose translation MKQILLTNDDGFDAIGLKALVEALSPLAKITVVAPAKNKSACGHSLTLDRPLKLDCVEDDYYKIDDGTPTDCVFISLNNLFKEGYKPDLIVSGINIGANMGEDITYSGTAAGAMESVLQGVPAIAISQVCKDRCQDIKNGWDFALAKKTITNIVEKIFQDEFPLEKRRFLNINIPPVKEEDCKGIKITKAGHREYGNDTHRHYNPRGEEFYWIGLHPLIWQASEDKSCDFEAIKENYVSITPVRLDLTSYEEMNKLDIWLKKGEK comes from the coding sequence ATGAAACAAATATTACTAACAAATGATGATGGTTTTGATGCAATTGGTTTAAAAGCTTTAGTTGAGGCATTATCACCACTGGCTAAAATTACAGTTGTTGCTCCTGCAAAAAACAAATCTGCTTGTGGTCACTCTTTGACACTAGATAGACCTTTAAAATTAGATTGTGTGGAAGATGATTACTATAAAATTGATGATGGAACTCCAACGGATTGTGTATTTATATCACTAAATAATCTTTTTAAAGAAGGGTATAAACCTGATTTAATAGTTAGCGGAATAAATATTGGTGCAAATATGGGTGAAGACATCACTTATAGTGGTACTGCTGCAGGGGCTATGGAATCCGTACTTCAAGGGGTACCTGCAATTGCCATATCTCAAGTTTGTAAAGACAGATGTCAAGATATAAAAAATGGCTGGGACTTTGCTTTGGCAAAAAAAACAATTACAAATATTGTTGAAAAAATATTTCAAGATGAATTTCCACTGGAAAAAAGAAGATTTTTAAATATAAATATACCACCTGTAAAAGAAGAGGATTGCAAGGGAATAAAAATAACAAAAGCTGGTCACCGTGAATATGGTAACGACACACATAGACATTATAATCCAAGGGGAGAAGAGTTTTATTGGATAGGACTACATCCTCTAATTTGGCAAGCAAGTGAAGACAAAAGCTGTGATTTTGAAGCTATAAAAGAAAACTATGTTTCAATAACACCTGTTAGGCTTGACTTAACCTCTTACGAAGAGATGAATAAATTAGATATTTGGTTAAAAAAAGGAGAAAAATAA
- a CDS encoding M99 family carboxypeptidase catalytic domain-containing protein, with protein sequence MNHGMLKLFRIFLIALFIQNLFANSYVNNMEFDFIKKGKQDDNTLLIIGGIQGDEPGAFMAASIVTTHYEITKGSVWVVPNLNFYSIIKRSRGPYGDMNRKFAQISKDDPDYEAVQRIKKYITSDEVKVVLNLHDGSGFYRKDYTNWTFSPDRWGQSSIIDQSKLDIEYYGNLEEISKEVCEHVNENLLRDRDLYHTKNTHTKMGDKEMEKSLTYFAINNGKAAFGNEASKTLPLHERTYYHLLALEKYMEIMGIEFKRKFDLNSLNVKRVINDDIYISFYDETIQLPLSQIRTLLKYFPIKKDGTLEFSPSNPLLTVVKDNGLFVIHYGNRKLANLKPDYMDIDTETKVVNMVIDGVKKEIKIGSIVDVNESFLVEPINDIRVNVIGFVKKGRIDESGLEIRQNKFLNGFSVDTKGNLYRIEFYKGKKFAGMILVNFDKLKTSESGVSMISDFIRKATLKM encoded by the coding sequence ATGAACCATGGCATGTTAAAGTTATTTAGGATTTTTTTAATAGCTTTATTTATTCAAAATCTTTTTGCAAATTCATATGTAAATAATATGGAGTTTGATTTTATAAAAAAAGGGAAACAAGATGATAATACCCTTTTAATAATTGGTGGAATCCAAGGTGATGAACCAGGAGCTTTTATGGCTGCTTCTATTGTCACTACTCATTATGAGATAACTAAAGGTTCAGTTTGGGTTGTTCCAAATTTAAATTTTTATTCAATTATAAAGAGATCAAGAGGTCCTTATGGGGATATGAATAGAAAGTTTGCACAAATTTCTAAAGATGATCCTGATTATGAAGCAGTTCAAAGAATCAAAAAATATATCACATCAGATGAAGTAAAAGTTGTACTAAATTTGCATGATGGAAGTGGTTTTTATAGAAAAGATTATACAAATTGGACTTTTTCTCCTGATAGATGGGGACAAAGTTCAATCATAGATCAATCAAAATTAGATATTGAATATTATGGAAACCTAGAAGAGATATCTAAAGAGGTTTGCGAACATGTAAATGAAAACCTATTAAGAGATAGAGATCTTTATCATACAAAAAACACCCATACAAAAATGGGTGATAAAGAGATGGAAAAAAGCCTTACATATTTTGCAATAAACAATGGCAAAGCAGCTTTTGGAAATGAAGCTAGTAAAACATTACCTTTACATGAAAGAACTTATTATCATCTTTTAGCTTTAGAAAAATATATGGAAATTATGGGAATAGAGTTTAAACGTAAATTTGATTTAAACTCTTTAAATGTTAAAAGAGTTATTAATGACGATATTTATATTTCTTTTTATGATGAAACTATACAGTTACCTCTTAGTCAAATTAGAACTTTATTAAAATATTTTCCAATAAAGAAAGATGGAACATTAGAGTTTAGTCCATCAAATCCTCTTCTTACCGTTGTAAAAGATAATGGTCTTTTTGTAATCCATTATGGAAATAGAAAATTAGCAAATTTAAAACCTGATTATATGGATATTGATACTGAAACAAAAGTAGTAAACATGGTAATTGATGGGGTTAAAAAAGAGATTAAAATAGGTTCAATAGTTGATGTAAACGAAAGCTTTTTAGTGGAACCAATCAATGATATTAGAGTAAATGTAATTGGTTTTGTAAAAAAAGGTAGAATTGATGAGAGTGGTTTAGAGATTAGACAAAATAAATTTCTAAATGGTTTTTCTGTTGATACAAAAGGTAATTTATATAGAATAGAGTTTTACAAAGGTAAAAAGTTTGCAGGTATGATATTGGTAAATTTTGATAAATTAAAAACTTCAGAATCTGGAGTTTCAATGATTTCAGATTTTATTAGGAAAGCTACATTAAAGATGTAG
- a CDS encoding M15 family metallopeptidase, whose protein sequence is MQRRDFFKITIPTVLLTSSELFANENKEDLLDFFIKVFGLNEKEKTTVDKKVAVKKIEEIIEETKKEPKIENIIEESDTQIKIVENKEIKKEQHISKDVYLNPEYVSSFINVRRKLLQLQRFVGYGNFNIISFDEIIELSKKVPSLETFTKEDLDFMEYIFYYDPNVHGFYGKRISNSITEKINKNDVIKISGTGHYLFKGNPHDTYFKMLDDIGDNLILTSGVRSIVKQMKLFLDKVASVDTNLSVASKSLAPPAYTYHTIADFDVGKKGFGHANFSPRFALTEEFLKMRSLKYIEMRYTINNKDGVRYEPWHVKVI, encoded by the coding sequence ATGCAACGTAGAGATTTCTTCAAAATAACTATACCTACAGTTCTTTTAACTAGTTCTGAACTATTTGCAAACGAAAATAAAGAAGATTTATTAGATTTCTTTATAAAAGTTTTTGGCTTAAATGAAAAAGAAAAAACTACTGTAGATAAAAAAGTGGCTGTAAAAAAAATAGAAGAGATTATTGAAGAAACTAAAAAAGAGCCAAAAATAGAAAATATTATTGAAGAGTCTGATACACAAATAAAAATTGTTGAAAATAAAGAGATCAAAAAAGAACAACATATTTCAAAAGATGTATATTTAAATCCAGAATATGTAAGTAGTTTTATTAATGTTAGAAGAAAACTTTTACAACTACAAAGATTTGTAGGATATGGAAATTTTAATATAATAAGTTTTGATGAGATTATTGAACTTTCAAAGAAAGTTCCTAGTTTAGAAACTTTTACAAAAGAAGATTTGGATTTTATGGAGTACATTTTTTACTACGATCCAAATGTTCATGGTTTCTATGGGAAAAGAATATCTAACAGTATTACAGAAAAAATAAATAAAAACGACGTAATAAAAATATCTGGGACGGGGCATTATCTTTTTAAAGGAAACCCCCATGATACATATTTTAAGATGTTGGATGATATAGGTGATAATTTGATTTTGACTTCAGGAGTGAGAAGTATCGTAAAGCAAATGAAACTTTTTTTAGATAAAGTAGCAAGTGTTGATACAAATCTATCTGTAGCTTCAAAATCATTAGCTCCTCCTGCATATACTTATCATACAATTGCAGATTTTGATGTAGGTAAAAAAGGCTTTGGTCATGCTAACTTTTCTCCAAGATTTGCCCTTACTGAAGAGTTTTTAAAAATGCGAAGTTTAAAATATATAGAGATGAGATATACAATTAATAATAAGGACGGGGTAAGATATGAACCATGGCATGTTAAAGTTATTTAG
- a CDS encoding DUF493 domain-containing protein: protein MIDLNKHKLELTYPCSWKYKIVILETMNVKYISKDIFGDREHSIKESNVSKKGKFKSYNIELIVHNDDDRTELHKLLGEHKDIKMVL, encoded by the coding sequence ATGATTGATTTAAATAAACACAAATTAGAGCTTACCTATCCATGTTCGTGGAAATATAAAATAGTAATATTAGAAACAATGAATGTAAAATATATATCAAAAGATATTTTTGGAGATAGAGAACATAGTATCAAAGAATCGAATGTAAGTAAAAAAGGAAAATTCAAAAGTTATAATATTGAACTTATAGTGCATAATGATGATGATAGAACAGAATTACATAAATTATTAGGCGAACATAAAGATATAAAGATGGTACTTTAA
- the moaC gene encoding cyclic pyranopterin monophosphate synthase MoaC, with protein MSLTHLDDKNRPKMVDVSNKEDTTRVAIASGKISMSQDAFDAIISNNTKKGPVLQTAVVAAIMGVKKTSDLIPMCHPLLLSGINCDVEELPELPGFKLYVTAKLSGQTGVEMEALTGVSVGLLTIYDMVKAIDKSMVISEVQLESKSGGKSGDFNRKNFKGDSV; from the coding sequence TTGAGCTTAACACACTTAGATGATAAAAATAGACCTAAGATGGTTGATGTATCTAATAAAGAAGATACAACTAGGGTTGCTATAGCATCTGGAAAAATTTCAATGAGTCAAGATGCTTTTGATGCAATTATAAGTAATAATACAAAAAAAGGTCCTGTTCTTCAGACTGCAGTTGTAGCTGCAATCATGGGTGTAAAGAAAACAAGTGACTTAATACCAATGTGTCATCCTTTACTTTTAAGTGGAATTAATTGTGATGTTGAAGAATTACCTGAACTTCCAGGTTTTAAACTATATGTTACTGCTAAACTGTCAGGTCAAACAGGAGTTGAAATGGAAGCTTTAACAGGAGTATCTGTAGGTCTATTAACTATTTATGATATGGTAAAAGCAATTGATAAATCTATGGTTATATCTGAAGTTCAACTTGAAAGTAAAAGTGGTGGGAAAAGTGGTGATTTTAATAGAAAAAATTTTAAAGGAGATAGTGTATGA
- the rpsU gene encoding 30S ribosomal protein S21, with translation MPGIKVKDTESFDEAYRRFKKQCDRNLIVTETRARRFFEPMTEKRKKQKINARKKMLKRLYMLRRYESRL, from the coding sequence GTGCCAGGCATTAAAGTTAAAGATACCGAATCATTTGACGAAGCATATAGAAGATTCAAGAAACAATGCGATAGAAATCTAATTGTTACTGAAACTAGAGCTAGAAGATTTTTTGAGCCTATGACTGAAAAGAGAAAGAAACAAAAAATTAATGCTAGAAAGAAAATGCTTAAGAGATTGTACATGCTTAGAAGATACGAGTCTAGACTGTAG
- a CDS encoding J domain-containing protein — translation MGFFERLSSEISNMDFINAFIIFLFFYVPFHFSKKVETTIFKLIFSGAGLYLLATMEDIRILYDKNMTVGLGLLIPQWRFLGEFFLIAISLIYYVFSSTYKAVRSFINLIKAFGKNKNSHNENTKESKNDNYSKSNEKQKKYEHTKEKPKNKKETKDNKYSQFYSENAYIVLGISENATKDEIKKAYRILMKKYHTDVTQEKYPEKFELYTEITKHINNAYSKLK, via the coding sequence ATGGGTTTCTTTGAAAGATTGAGTAGTGAAATATCTAATATGGATTTTATAAATGCTTTTATAATATTTTTATTTTTCTATGTTCCATTTCACTTTTCTAAAAAAGTAGAAACTACAATATTTAAATTAATATTTTCAGGTGCAGGTTTATATCTACTAGCAACTATGGAAGACATTAGAATACTTTATGATAAGAATATGACAGTTGGATTAGGGCTTTTAATTCCTCAATGGAGATTTTTAGGAGAATTTTTTTTAATTGCTATTTCTCTTATATATTATGTATTTTCAAGTACATATAAAGCCGTAAGAAGTTTTATAAATTTAATAAAAGCTTTTGGTAAAAATAAGAATAGCCATAATGAGAATACAAAAGAATCAAAAAATGATAACTATTCTAAAAGTAATGAAAAACAAAAAAAATATGAACATACTAAAGAAAAACCAAAGAATAAAAAAGAAACTAAAGATAATAAATATTCTCAATTTTATTCTGAAAATGCTTATATCGTTTTGGGTATATCAGAAAATGCAACAAAAGATGAGATAAAAAAAGCATATAGAATACTTATGAAAAAGTATCATACTGATGTAACTCAAGAAAAGTATCCAGAGAAATTTGAATTATACACAGAAATAACAAAACATATTAATAATGCTTATAGTAAATTAAAATAA
- a CDS encoding type IV secretory system conjugative DNA transfer family protein — MESLAPLILLLLFIFIIFQFMKPFLRKLGIEFANPLSLIFSYLTRPPLKDDGMMNKQDEIKILSRFNDGLLIDGKSKRLSSKESFNHLALISRTGGGKTTSYVLPNIYKLANQKCSMVITDLSGEIFYKTSGYLKQQGFNIYVLDPKSLEESIRYNPLEYAKDSMSIDMVSDILLSSAGVKSNRAEDKIWTDGAKNFISILIKVLKATGNKKYINLANVRYLLNNFGNAGESLDEFVKRYADDKTFSEYNGFVTGNPKTIQGFIATANIALSPIGINDNLEKLTYSHTFDFEKLRKEKSVVFIRIEQQYQEQYSFLLNLFYSQLFNIMMDKLPIKKDLDIYCLLDEFGNMQIPKFSSIITTIRKYKVSISIILQNVSQIESKYSKQEANTILNGGIATKLIYSGVDLELATNLERLFGQKKTLEKDFNGKSYFEKNHVMSASEIRTMKDNEAIFLYSNKKPLKIDIRPYYKSFMYRSFEKIEPVKLTNNIVDDIEYIDLENVEW; from the coding sequence TTGGAGTCTTTAGCCCCTTTAATTTTATTACTACTTTTTATTTTTATAATATTTCAATTTATGAAACCTTTTCTTCGTAAATTAGGAATTGAGTTTGCAAATCCATTATCTTTGATATTTTCATATTTAACACGACCACCATTAAAAGATGATGGAATGATGAATAAACAAGATGAAATTAAAATATTATCAAGATTTAATGATGGATTATTAATTGATGGAAAAAGTAAAAGATTATCTTCAAAAGAGAGTTTTAATCATTTAGCTTTAATTTCTAGAACTGGTGGAGGTAAAACAACTTCTTATGTTTTACCAAATATTTATAAACTAGCTAATCAAAAATGCTCAATGGTTATTACTGATTTAAGTGGAGAGATATTTTATAAGACAAGTGGTTACCTAAAACAGCAAGGTTTTAATATATATGTTTTAGACCCAAAGAGTTTAGAAGAATCAATAAGATATAACCCTTTAGAATATGCAAAAGACTCTATGAGTATTGATATGGTAAGTGATATACTATTATCATCAGCAGGAGTTAAAAGTAATAGGGCAGAGGATAAAATTTGGACTGATGGAGCTAAAAATTTTATATCAATTTTGATAAAAGTTTTAAAAGCAACTGGTAACAAAAAATATATCAATTTAGCAAATGTAAGATATTTATTAAATAATTTTGGAAATGCAGGAGAATCACTTGATGAATTTGTAAAAAGATATGCAGATGATAAAACATTTAGTGAATACAATGGTTTTGTAACTGGAAATCCAAAAACAATACAAGGATTTATAGCAACTGCGAATATTGCATTAAGTCCTATTGGAATTAATGATAATTTAGAAAAATTAACTTACTCACATACTTTTGATTTTGAAAAACTAAGAAAAGAAAAATCAGTAGTTTTTATAAGAATAGAACAGCAATATCAAGAACAATATAGCTTTTTATTAAATCTATTTTATTCTCAACTTTTTAATATTATGATGGATAAATTACCTATAAAAAAAGATTTAGATATTTATTGTCTATTAGATGAGTTTGGAAATATGCAAATACCAAAATTTTCATCAATAATAACAACAATTAGAAAATATAAGGTATCAATTTCAATTATCTTACAAAATGTCTCTCAAATCGAAAGTAAATATTCAAAGCAAGAAGCAAATACTATATTAAATGGTGGAATAGCAACAAAGCTTATATATAGTGGTGTAGATTTAGAATTAGCTACAAACTTAGAAAGACTATTTGGACAAAAGAAAACTTTAGAAAAAGATTTTAATGGAAAATCATATTTTGAAAAAAATCATGTAATGAGTGCTAGTGAAATTAGAACAATGAAAGATAATGAAGCTATCTTTTTATATTCAAATAAAAAACCATTAAAAATTGATATTAGACCTTATTATAAAAGTTTTATGTATAGAAGTTTTGAAAAAATAGAACCTGTTAAATTAACAAATAATATCGTTGATGATATTGAATATATTGATTTAGAAAATGTGGAGTGGTAG